In Vibrio sp. NTOU-M3, the following proteins share a genomic window:
- a CDS encoding acetate/propionate family kinase, whose product MSNSFVLVINSGSSSLKFAVIDSNTGEAIVSGLGECFGLPEAVISWKYNGEKTEEPISAPDNHHQHAINRIVGLIETLGFTNDLVAVGHRIVHGGEKFTSTVRINKEVLAEIESLSDLAPLHNPAGAKGIEAAMQAFPSLPQFAVFDTAFHQTMPQKAFTGAISNELYKEYGIRRYGFHGTSHYFVSREAAKMLNKSVEQSSFISVHLGNGASVCAIENGRSVDTSMGFTPLAGLMMGTRSGDLDPGVIEFLIKKGWTTEKVFETLNKKSGFLGVSGLTSDARGILEAMENGHEGAKLAFEVFTYRVAKYIGSYLIPLSTLDAVIFTGGIGENSLPIRREILRNLKLLGFVEDEKGNEDARFGNAGVIAKSELLDAVAMVIPTNEEFVIAQQSVELL is encoded by the coding sequence ATGTCAAATTCGTTTGTGCTGGTTATCAACTCAGGTAGTTCTTCTCTCAAATTCGCTGTTATTGATTCTAATACTGGTGAAGCCATTGTTAGTGGTTTAGGAGAGTGTTTTGGTTTACCTGAAGCGGTAATTAGCTGGAAATACAACGGTGAGAAAACCGAAGAACCGATTTCAGCACCGGACAACCATCACCAGCACGCGATTAACCGAATTGTAGGCTTAATTGAAACACTCGGTTTTACTAATGATCTGGTTGCCGTGGGACATCGTATCGTACATGGTGGTGAGAAGTTCACCTCTACAGTTCGTATTAATAAAGAAGTTCTAGCAGAAATTGAGAGCTTGTCTGATCTAGCTCCGCTCCACAACCCGGCAGGCGCAAAAGGCATCGAAGCGGCAATGCAAGCGTTTCCAAGCCTTCCTCAATTTGCTGTATTTGATACCGCGTTCCATCAAACAATGCCTCAAAAAGCATTTACTGGCGCTATCTCTAACGAACTGTATAAAGAGTACGGCATTCGTCGATACGGTTTCCACGGCACTAGTCATTACTTTGTAAGTCGTGAAGCAGCGAAAATGCTGAACAAATCTGTTGAGCAATCGAGCTTTATTTCGGTTCACTTAGGTAATGGCGCGTCAGTCTGTGCGATTGAAAATGGTCGTTCAGTTGACACCTCAATGGGCTTTACACCACTAGCTGGCCTAATGATGGGCACTCGCTCTGGCGACTTGGACCCAGGCGTGATTGAGTTCCTGATCAAAAAAGGTTGGACGACAGAGAAAGTGTTTGAAACGCTAAATAAGAAGTCTGGCTTCTTAGGGGTTTCTGGCTTAACTTCAGATGCACGTGGCATTCTAGAAGCGATGGAAAATGGCCATGAAGGTGCCAAGCTCGCATTTGAAGTCTTCACTTACCGCGTTGCTAAGTACATCGGTTCTTACCTGATCCCACTAAGCACGCTAGATGCGGTTATCTTCACTGGTGGTATTGGTGAAAACTCATTGCCAATTCGCCGTGAAATTCTGCGTAACCTGAAACTGCTTGGTTTTGTTGAAGACGAAAAAGGCAACGAAGACGCACGTTTTGGCAACGCTGGCGTTATCGCAAAATCTGAATTGTTAGATGCTGTTGCTATGGTTATCCCAACCAACGAAGAGTTTGTGATTGCGCAACAGTCGGTAGAACTACTGTAA
- the cueR gene encoding Cu(I)-responsive transcriptional regulator, whose product MNIGAVAKLTGLSSKSIRLYEDKGIISPPNRSDAGYREYSEKHIQELNLVSRAKNAGFSLAECKEFVLLAQNPNRKSSEVKARTLEKLEEISVKIRELKEIEKQLKSWVSACPGDSGSHCPIIEDLTK is encoded by the coding sequence ATGAATATTGGCGCTGTTGCAAAGTTGACCGGGCTTTCCAGCAAATCTATCCGTTTGTACGAAGACAAGGGTATTATCAGCCCACCGAATCGTTCTGATGCTGGATATAGAGAATACAGTGAGAAGCATATTCAGGAACTGAATTTGGTTTCGCGAGCAAAAAATGCAGGCTTCTCTCTTGCCGAGTGTAAAGAGTTCGTTTTGTTAGCCCAAAACCCAAACCGAAAAAGTAGTGAGGTTAAGGCTCGGACATTGGAAAAGCTTGAAGAAATTAGTGTTAAGATCCGTGAGTTAAAGGAAATCGAGAAGCAACTCAAGAGCTGGGTTTCTGCATGCCCTGGTGATTCAGGTAGCCACTGCCCTATCATCGAAGACCTAACAAAATAA
- the vctC gene encoding iron chelate ABC transporter ATP-binding protein VctC yields MIKLKGLTKVFGQSAVVDTASAEFEKGKVTSIIGPNGAGKSTLLSMASRLVRKDSGSVHIDCKELAEWDTKELAKRLAVLRQANNITMRFTVREMIAFGRFPYSQGKLTEEDKQVIAKAIDYLDLTDIQDKYLDELSGGQRQLAFIAMVIAQDTDYVFLDEPLNNLDIKHSLQIMRNVQRLAHELNKALVVVIHDINFAACYSDIIIALKKGKVVANGTVEEVIRSDVLESIYETPFNIIEMDGKRMCTYH; encoded by the coding sequence ATGATTAAATTAAAAGGTCTTACAAAAGTTTTTGGGCAGTCAGCTGTTGTTGATACAGCAAGTGCTGAGTTTGAAAAAGGCAAAGTCACCTCCATTATCGGGCCAAATGGCGCCGGAAAGAGCACACTGCTATCTATGGCAAGTCGCTTAGTCAGAAAGGATAGCGGTAGCGTACATATTGACTGCAAGGAACTGGCGGAGTGGGACACAAAAGAGCTGGCTAAGCGTTTAGCCGTTCTTCGCCAAGCGAATAACATCACCATGCGTTTTACAGTAAGAGAAATGATTGCATTTGGTCGTTTCCCTTACAGTCAGGGTAAGCTTACAGAAGAGGACAAACAGGTCATTGCCAAAGCGATAGACTACCTCGACTTAACCGATATTCAAGATAAGTACTTAGACGAGCTGAGTGGTGGCCAACGTCAACTGGCGTTTATTGCCATGGTGATTGCGCAAGATACAGATTATGTATTTCTCGATGAGCCATTAAACAATTTAGATATTAAGCATTCATTGCAAATCATGCGTAACGTGCAACGGTTAGCCCACGAGTTGAATAAAGCACTTGTGGTTGTGATTCACGATATAAACTTCGCCGCGTGTTATTCCGATATCATCATTGCTTTGAAAAAGGGCAAGGTTGTTGCCAATGGAACCGTAGAAGAAGTGATTCGAAGTGACGTTCTGGAGTCCATCTATGAAACGCCATTCAATATTATAGAAATGGATGGTAAGCGCATGTGCACTTACCATTAA
- a CDS encoding iron chelate uptake ABC transporter family permease subunit — translation MQDKHKLIVLALAAIVFAGLFIGIGLNADNYQYFLSRRVPKVLAMVLAGIAIGQSALAFQTITNNRILTPSIMGFDSLYLFTQVVVVAVFGGLSAFMLNAYINFSLSVVVMLGFSFLLYSFYFRGERQNLMVLLLLGVILGQLFSNISSFFIMLMDPNEFAAVQDNMFASFNNVKVELVYLCTPLLLLVSAALFHLRRKLDVFWLDRDNATSLGLDVQRVTRQVLILSAILIAISTALIGPIMFFGFLVTNLAREAFKTYQHKVLLIGCSLISIVALLGGQWIVENLFSFSTTLSVVINFVGGIYFLSMLLRNRIV, via the coding sequence GTGCAGGATAAGCATAAATTAATTGTATTGGCTCTCGCAGCCATCGTATTTGCTGGTTTGTTTATTGGTATTGGTTTGAACGCTGATAACTACCAGTACTTCTTATCTCGTCGCGTACCCAAAGTATTGGCTATGGTTTTAGCGGGTATTGCTATTGGTCAGTCTGCACTTGCGTTTCAGACAATCACCAACAACCGTATTTTAACGCCAAGTATCATGGGGTTTGACTCGTTATACCTCTTTACCCAAGTTGTTGTTGTCGCGGTATTTGGTGGATTGAGTGCATTTATGTTGAATGCCTATATCAACTTCTCGCTGTCAGTGGTGGTGATGTTAGGCTTTTCATTTTTGCTATACAGCTTTTACTTCCGTGGTGAACGGCAAAACTTAATGGTTTTATTGTTGCTTGGTGTGATTTTGGGGCAGTTATTTAGCAATATATCCTCATTTTTTATCATGTTGATGGACCCAAATGAGTTCGCGGCAGTACAAGACAACATGTTCGCGAGCTTTAATAACGTTAAAGTCGAGCTGGTGTATTTATGTACTCCGTTATTGCTGTTGGTTAGTGCGGCATTGTTTCACTTGCGTCGCAAGCTCGATGTGTTTTGGTTAGACCGAGATAACGCGACCAGTTTAGGGTTAGATGTCCAGCGAGTGACGCGTCAGGTGTTGATACTTTCTGCAATACTTATCGCGATTTCAACAGCACTGATTGGGCCGATCATGTTCTTTGGGTTCTTAGTAACCAATTTAGCTCGGGAAGCATTCAAAACCTATCAACATAAAGTGTTATTGATTGGCTGCTCGCTGATTTCAATTGTTGCCTTATTGGGTGGGCAATGGATCGTTGAAAATCTGTTTAGCTTTTCAACCACGCTGAGCGTAGTTATTAACTTTGTCGGTGGCATCTACTTCTTGTCAATGCTGCTGCGCAACCGGATTGTATAG
- the vctD gene encoding iron chelate uptake ABC transporter permease subunit VctD, giving the protein MKKLLLLLILLSLSSLFVGVGDLNLGALLSGDEDAWHLMITSRIPRLVAVLLAGGGLSIAGLIMQQISQNRFAAPSTSGTIECAMFGYVLSLVLFGDGEQLWLIFLVAMAGTLLFIQFINRIQFKNAIFVPLIGIIYGGVVDSLATFLAYKYDAVQNVSAWAVANFANLLQGDYELLYIALPVAIFSYMFATRISAVGLGKDFAVNLGLNYQQVLVIGVLLVSVMSASVVMIVGQLPFLGLIVPNLVSHYFGDNLRRNIPITAILGALIVLGCDLVGRMIIFPYEIPISMIISILGGSVFIFFILRGQRRAG; this is encoded by the coding sequence TTGAAGAAGTTATTGCTGCTCCTGATTTTATTGAGCCTATCTTCACTTTTTGTGGGGGTAGGCGATTTAAATTTAGGAGCATTGTTATCGGGTGATGAAGATGCATGGCACCTGATGATCACCAGTCGTATTCCAAGACTTGTCGCTGTTTTGTTAGCAGGGGGAGGGCTCAGTATTGCAGGCCTCATCATGCAACAAATCAGTCAAAACCGTTTTGCAGCGCCTTCTACTTCAGGAACGATCGAATGTGCCATGTTTGGCTATGTGCTTAGCTTGGTATTATTTGGTGACGGTGAACAGCTTTGGCTGATTTTTTTAGTCGCGATGGCGGGCACTTTACTATTCATTCAGTTTATTAATCGTATCCAGTTTAAAAACGCGATTTTTGTACCATTAATTGGGATTATTTATGGCGGTGTCGTTGATTCTTTAGCGACCTTCTTAGCTTACAAATATGATGCGGTACAAAACGTGTCTGCGTGGGCCGTTGCGAACTTTGCCAACCTGTTACAAGGTGACTACGAGCTACTCTATATCGCGTTACCTGTAGCGATTTTCAGCTACATGTTCGCGACGCGAATCTCTGCGGTCGGGCTTGGAAAAGACTTTGCTGTTAACCTCGGGCTTAACTATCAACAGGTATTGGTTATTGGTGTTTTACTGGTCTCCGTGATGTCGGCCAGTGTTGTGATGATTGTTGGTCAATTGCCATTTTTAGGGCTGATTGTGCCCAACTTGGTCAGTCATTATTTCGGTGACAATCTAAGGCGAAACATTCCAATTACAGCAATTTTAGGCGCGTTGATCGTACTCGGCTGTGATTTGGTTGGACGCATGATTATTTTCCCGTATGAAATCCCTATTTCGATGATCATCAGTATCTTAGGTGGCAGTGTGTTCATCTTCTTTATCTTGCGAGGTCAACGTCGTGCAGGATAA
- a CDS encoding siderophore ABC transporter substrate-binding protein: MKLSAIALVTGLIAFGAQAEQIEITHAQGTTTVEIQPKRVVVIGLGALDTVKEFGVEPVAISTVSMFPEYLAEYRKGDYVSAGSLFEPDYETIFTQKPDLIIVGARGASKYDELSEIAPTIVYAADSKQGYWASTQQQWRNLGKVFDKQDYVEQKIAQVDADFKAIREYNQTNNVDALTVMSAGGNITAFGAKSRFASIYKDFGFKETVEGIKESRHGDLISYEFIKDKNPSTLLIIDKDKLINKGKSTTERDFENDLVKATKAYQNKHMAYLDINAWYLSIAGMRATEQMIDDVKSSLSM, from the coding sequence ATGAAATTATCAGCAATTGCATTGGTTACCGGACTGATTGCATTCGGTGCTCAGGCTGAGCAAATTGAAATAACCCATGCACAGGGAACAACGACGGTTGAGATCCAACCAAAGCGTGTTGTGGTTATCGGGTTAGGTGCGCTGGATACCGTTAAAGAATTTGGCGTGGAGCCAGTAGCAATCTCTACGGTAAGTATGTTTCCAGAGTACTTAGCTGAGTACCGCAAAGGTGACTATGTTTCGGCTGGTAGTTTGTTTGAACCTGACTACGAAACCATTTTTACGCAAAAGCCAGATCTCATTATTGTCGGTGCTCGTGGTGCAAGCAAATACGATGAGTTATCCGAGATTGCACCAACGATTGTATATGCCGCAGACAGCAAACAAGGTTACTGGGCAAGCACACAGCAACAGTGGCGTAATCTAGGTAAGGTCTTCGATAAGCAGGACTATGTAGAGCAGAAAATCGCGCAAGTTGATGCGGATTTCAAGGCCATTCGTGAATACAACCAAACGAATAATGTGGATGCGTTAACTGTCATGAGTGCTGGTGGCAATATTACAGCATTTGGTGCTAAATCGCGTTTTGCATCTATCTACAAAGATTTTGGTTTCAAAGAAACGGTTGAAGGCATAAAAGAGAGTCGCCACGGTGATCTGATCTCTTACGAATTCATTAAAGATAAAAATCCAAGCACGCTATTGATCATCGACAAAGACAAGCTGATCAATAAAGGCAAAAGCACAACAGAGCGTGACTTTGAAAATGATTTAGTGAAAGCGACGAAAGCTTACCAAAACAAGCACATGGCCTATCTAGACATCAATGCTTGGTACTTGTCCATTGCTGGTATGCGTGCAACTGAACAGATGATTGATGATGTGAAGTCATCGTTAAGTATGTAA
- a CDS encoding RNA-binding S4 domain-containing protein, protein MSQDHQAEQAEEIEIEAIGIEVSSQPIELYKVFKIANLVGGGGEAKHLISEGYVAVNGELETRKRRKMYDGDFFEFNQEYYVVVCDNPPVEVLETPKPKQSQKSDKKNAQSKKAEKKQPKQKNKPKSNGRSSIDFF, encoded by the coding sequence ATGAGCCAAGATCATCAGGCAGAACAAGCAGAAGAGATTGAAATTGAAGCGATTGGTATCGAAGTTTCATCTCAGCCTATAGAGCTCTATAAAGTCTTTAAAATTGCTAATTTAGTTGGCGGTGGTGGTGAAGCGAAACACCTCATCTCGGAAGGGTATGTTGCGGTTAACGGGGAGCTGGAAACACGTAAACGCCGGAAGATGTACGATGGCGATTTCTTTGAATTCAATCAAGAGTATTATGTGGTGGTTTGTGACAATCCACCTGTTGAAGTCCTAGAAACCCCAAAACCTAAACAGAGCCAAAAGTCAGATAAGAAAAACGCCCAGAGCAAAAAAGCAGAGAAAAAACAGCCGAAACAAAAGAATAAGCCAAAGTCGAATGGCCGATCATCGATTGATTTCTTTTAA
- a CDS encoding response regulator, protein MSFTKTLIIDTQPIMREALEQIVYDSLPQAQVFQANSATFGVQLIRNHDIKLVILDVDLDNSDGFEFVRRARAHGYQGKILFISGSKHPMYSDTAYKLGANGYVAKTESALVLKEAIISVARGYSVFKHEQHKTRRNIALSNRETVVFNYLMKGYTNKKISELLSLSSKTISTYKSRILDKYNVGSIVELMHLQDHVVCGAQTDDVSTS, encoded by the coding sequence ATGTCATTTACAAAAACACTTATTATCGATACTCAGCCCATCATGCGTGAAGCGCTTGAACAGATTGTTTACGATTCTCTGCCACAAGCTCAAGTCTTTCAGGCAAATTCAGCAACCTTTGGTGTCCAGCTGATCCGCAATCACGATATTAAGTTAGTGATACTTGATGTTGATTTAGATAACTCTGATGGCTTCGAATTTGTACGTAGAGCACGTGCCCATGGTTACCAAGGTAAGATTTTGTTTATTTCTGGTAGCAAGCATCCAATGTATTCAGATACCGCTTATAAACTTGGTGCAAATGGTTATGTGGCTAAAACCGAATCAGCACTGGTGTTAAAAGAGGCGATCATCAGCGTTGCCAGAGGCTACTCTGTCTTTAAACATGAGCAACACAAAACACGCCGAAATATCGCACTTTCCAACCGAGAAACAGTTGTGTTTAATTATTTGATGAAAGGCTACACAAACAAGAAGATTTCAGAGCTCTTATCACTGAGTTCTAAAACCATCAGTACCTATAAATCTCGCATTCTCGACAAATACAATGTGGGCTCAATTGTTGAACTTATGCACCTTCAAGATCATGTTGTGTGTGGGGCTCAAACAGATGATGTGTCAACTTCTTAA
- a CDS encoding LysR family transcriptional regulator — protein sequence MKSQLDLNLLKVLTLLDQYRHLKPVAKSLGKTESAVSKQLAKLREQLGDPLFVRGAHEFEPTEYTLQLLPKISEGMQLIDTALTREAFDPKSHKKEIVIALPDIAQCMRGDQILIDLLATFPNAPIKLTSWHDLTSKHILEDRIDLGIHYFNEGQTKTIYQQPVSTYRGMIVTPASLSHLSLEEKLKLPFVLMEMKGWLSNKAVTKQALVAAGYDIKKIATVDSTSCLFKTIEQLGCATLFPYAHHLPDNVVGEELPESVQRNCKLSIVANYKLANRGNPLHQLLIKKLTHHLFEPHTQHDLEGA from the coding sequence ATGAAATCTCAATTGGATTTGAACCTCTTAAAGGTGCTAACACTTCTTGATCAGTATCGTCATTTAAAGCCAGTGGCAAAATCACTTGGTAAAACGGAAAGTGCAGTAAGTAAGCAATTAGCGAAACTTCGTGAACAGTTAGGGGACCCACTCTTTGTTCGCGGAGCGCATGAATTTGAGCCCACTGAATATACTCTACAATTGCTACCCAAAATCTCGGAAGGGATGCAACTGATTGATACAGCATTAACTCGAGAAGCGTTTGATCCAAAGAGTCATAAGAAAGAAATTGTCATCGCACTGCCGGATATCGCTCAATGTATGAGAGGTGACCAGATTTTAATTGATCTGCTGGCTACGTTTCCCAATGCGCCGATTAAGCTCACCTCATGGCATGATTTAACGTCTAAGCATATTCTTGAAGACCGAATTGATTTAGGCATTCATTACTTTAATGAGGGGCAGACTAAAACTATCTATCAGCAACCCGTTAGTACGTACCGAGGTATGATTGTTACCCCTGCTTCGTTAAGTCACCTAAGCCTAGAAGAAAAATTGAAATTGCCCTTTGTTTTAATGGAAATGAAAGGGTGGTTAAGCAATAAAGCCGTCACCAAGCAAGCGTTGGTCGCAGCAGGGTATGACATTAAGAAAATTGCGACCGTCGATAGCACCAGTTGTTTATTTAAAACGATCGAGCAATTGGGGTGTGCGACATTATTCCCGTATGCACATCACCTACCTGATAATGTGGTGGGGGAAGAGTTACCGGAATCAGTGCAACGGAACTGTAAGCTCTCTATTGTGGCCAATTATAAATTGGCCAATAGAGGTAATCCGCTGCATCAGTTACTGATTAAGAAGTTGACACATCATCTGTTTGAGCCCCACACACAACATGATCTTGAAGGTGCATAA
- a CDS encoding response regulator, which yields MQFRSYACLILDDHPLVCSAIATLLNNRKRISSVYTATDINEGMKILREHRIDLMVLDVKLTSSDGFEFLRRAKAQGYLGKTLFLSANESRMYSETAFRLGADAYISKSEDMGLIGDAVEGVLNGYSFFKFAGPQKGVSPEVKLSHRETMVLNYLLDGTSNKEIASILNLSAKTISTYKMRILEKYKVKSILELAKATETLVEV from the coding sequence ATGCAGTTTAGATCGTATGCATGTTTGATTTTAGATGACCATCCTCTAGTTTGCTCTGCGATAGCAACCTTATTGAACAATAGAAAACGGATTAGCTCTGTTTACACCGCTACGGATATCAATGAAGGCATGAAGATACTTCGTGAACACCGTATCGATTTGATGGTTTTAGATGTTAAATTAACAAGCTCCGATGGCTTTGAGTTTTTACGTCGAGCGAAAGCACAAGGTTATCTTGGTAAGACATTATTCTTATCTGCTAATGAATCTCGAATGTACAGTGAAACGGCTTTTCGCCTTGGTGCCGATGCGTACATCAGTAAATCTGAAGATATGGGATTGATTGGGGATGCCGTTGAAGGGGTACTCAATGGTTACTCTTTCTTTAAATTTGCAGGACCCCAGAAGGGAGTTAGCCCCGAAGTGAAGTTATCTCACCGAGAAACGATGGTGCTAAACTACTTGCTCGATGGCACGTCCAATAAAGAAATTGCTAGCATCCTAAACTTAAGTGCAAAAACCATCAGCACCTATAAAATGCGCATTTTGGAAAAATACAAAGTCAAATCTATCCTTGAGCTGGCTAAGGCCACCGAGACTCTAGTGGAGGTATAA
- a CDS encoding EAL domain-containing protein, with protein sequence MKLTSKVLILDDSPLQQHGTLLQLKACGIEDATLAGSGQEALSLCAQQQFDLLICDLSMPHMDGLHFLKKLNLTGYNAAICILSGMDDGVLKTASTMCKLMDFSFVTALEKPATRDALFNLLTEINRTERPKNCIAQPLDITEQDLHSAIQNNELVNYYQPKFSFNSMKLKGCEVLVRWQHPKYGIVGPAHFMPLVFQYGLQNALFDCVLEQTVIAAAQTSGSCIFSVNATQTNIETENFADKILQQCRHHGVPPSHIIIELTEHEVTELSPTMLEQLARIRMNGIGLSLDDFGTGYSSLLKLSQLPFTEIKIDKEFVTTCTYDIRTQSIVEMICGLAKSMNLRIVAEGVEDQATWDYLKRVGVGLCQGSLTGMPMPLDEFLKMDA encoded by the coding sequence ATGAAACTTACATCTAAGGTTTTAATACTCGATGATAGTCCGCTTCAGCAACATGGAACTTTGTTGCAACTAAAAGCGTGTGGTATTGAAGATGCCACCTTGGCCGGTTCAGGGCAAGAAGCACTATCACTGTGTGCACAACAACAGTTTGATTTGTTGATATGTGACTTAAGCATGCCACATATGGATGGCTTGCATTTTCTGAAAAAGTTAAACCTCACTGGGTACAATGCGGCAATTTGTATACTAAGTGGGATGGATGATGGTGTCTTAAAAACCGCAAGCACCATGTGCAAATTAATGGATTTTTCTTTTGTCACTGCATTAGAAAAACCGGCAACAAGAGATGCGTTGTTTAACTTGCTCACGGAGATTAATAGGACTGAGCGGCCAAAGAATTGTATTGCTCAACCTTTAGACATTACTGAGCAAGATCTTCACTCTGCTATTCAAAATAACGAGCTGGTCAACTACTACCAACCAAAATTTAGTTTCAACTCAATGAAGTTGAAAGGTTGTGAAGTGTTAGTGCGTTGGCAGCATCCTAAATACGGCATTGTTGGTCCGGCACACTTCATGCCTTTGGTTTTTCAGTATGGGCTTCAAAATGCTTTATTTGACTGCGTTTTAGAACAAACCGTCATTGCTGCGGCGCAAACGTCTGGAAGCTGCATTTTTTCAGTCAATGCCACGCAGACAAATATCGAGACAGAAAACTTCGCCGATAAAATATTGCAACAATGCCGTCATCACGGTGTACCGCCGAGCCACATCATTATTGAGCTGACAGAGCATGAAGTGACAGAACTCTCCCCGACAATGCTAGAGCAGTTGGCTCGCATAAGAATGAATGGAATTGGTCTCTCTTTAGATGATTTTGGTACGGGGTATTCGTCGTTGTTGAAGTTATCACAGCTGCCTTTTACTGAAATCAAAATTGATAAAGAGTTTGTAACGACCTGTACCTACGATATTCGAACTCAATCCATTGTCGAAATGATCTGTGGTTTAGCGAAAAGTATGAACCTTAGAATCGTAGCAGAAGGTGTAGAAGATCAAGCCACTTGGGATTACCTCAAGCGTGTGGGCGTTGGGCTGTGTCAGGGAAGCTTGACTGGAATGCCAATGCCATTGGATGAATTTTTAAAGATGGACGCGTAA